One Sphingobacteruim zhuxiongii DNA window includes the following coding sequences:
- a CDS encoding purine-nucleoside phosphorylase: MYHLIEESIQSIRRKIGDFSPEFGIILGTGLGKLVNEIEHQMMYSNIPNFPISTVEFHTGKLIFGKLNGRRVVAMQGRLHFYEGYSMQEITFPVRVMKALGIEKLFVSNASGSLNPSIKKGDIGIIEDHINLLPDNPLRGANDENFGPRFPDMSQPYDRKMIKQGMKIANEHGITAHEVVYVSAPGPNLETRAEYRYMRIIGGDIVGMSTVPEVIVANHMGLPVFAISVITDEGFHDDLKPVSLEEIVAVATEAEPKMTSILKELIALQ; this comes from the coding sequence ATGTATCATTTAATCGAAGAATCTATCCAATCTATACGTCGCAAAATAGGCGACTTCTCACCAGAATTTGGTATTATTTTAGGTACAGGTCTTGGTAAACTCGTTAACGAGATCGAACATCAAATGATGTACTCCAATATTCCAAATTTTCCAATATCTACGGTAGAATTTCATACCGGTAAACTCATCTTTGGTAAATTAAATGGACGTCGCGTAGTTGCAATGCAAGGTCGCCTTCATTTTTATGAAGGTTACTCGATGCAGGAGATTACCTTTCCGGTTCGTGTTATGAAGGCCTTGGGGATTGAAAAGCTCTTTGTTTCCAATGCCTCTGGTTCATTAAATCCATCGATTAAGAAAGGAGATATTGGCATTATTGAAGATCATATTAACTTGTTGCCTGACAATCCATTGAGAGGCGCTAATGATGAGAACTTCGGGCCTCGTTTTCCTGATATGAGCCAACCTTACGATCGTAAAATGATTAAGCAAGGTATGAAAATTGCGAATGAGCATGGAATTACCGCGCATGAGGTTGTTTATGTTTCTGCACCTGGGCCAAATTTAGAGACCAGAGCCGAGTATCGCTATATGCGAATTATTGGCGGGGATATTGTAGGGATGAGTACTGTTCCGGAGGTCATCGTTGCTAATCATATGGGTTTACCTGTCTTTGCAATATCTGTCATCACGGATGAAGGGTTTCATGATGATCTAAAGCCTGTTTCTTTAGAGGAAATTGTTGCAGTTGCGACTGAGGCGGAACCGAAGATGACGAGTATATTAAAAGAATTGATTGCATTGCAATAA
- a CDS encoding putative porin, protein MSILSRLLLILLLFALGPKAYAQVEEEFSSALDSARAKEDNKKDSVVFTAKYVRYTNLATMKRLTKTYQLDTSHVNFQYYNKQNLPWNPSINLGSYGLATRDLLYTPNKNIGFQSGYHALERYILHPDSVEYFRARARFSELYAVGFFFDDQVFRARIAQNINPNLNIGAEYHASNTDGYYKNQEYSDRKGAVFSWYESPSKRYNLLTNFTFNTVDASENGSVLNDTLFRDTGDDSGNPARYPVRLNGQQKNRPYNKWKDFGLFLRQSYYMGRIDTVNKGLPDAEIHPTNVIAHNSSIRQQKFLFFKNEADGNNAFPLANYTEVHDTTKITTISNDFTYSFFLRSKSLKNEARVELGFQNDLIWYADSVLSQMYQNSMAKGNIGYKFSDKVDVNFSAKQILLGRNIGDFLYEAYADVHLNDAIGKLRIGAYTQNQSPEMIYQTANLTYHSWADLGLDKIKTQNLNFSYANKKIGFSGKVEYFLINNYTYFTERTDPATGGLIEKDITPTQAGNLNLLKVTVGQNFKFRRFHLDNMVVYQKSDAMDVLATPELYTFHSLYYANILYNVMDFRIGADVRFNTPFRTPSYAINAGQFYNDNLGINFSTYPVVDFWLTANIDRVNLFLSYNFANQHVYPNGYYTVRRYPMNPANLRFGVSWKFYD, encoded by the coding sequence ATGAGTATACTGAGTAGGTTGTTATTGATATTGCTGTTGTTCGCTCTTGGTCCAAAGGCTTACGCCCAAGTGGAAGAGGAATTTAGTTCAGCGCTCGATTCAGCCCGTGCGAAAGAAGATAATAAGAAAGATTCTGTTGTATTTACGGCAAAATATGTACGCTATACGAATTTAGCGACCATGAAACGTTTGACAAAAACATATCAGTTAGATACGTCTCACGTAAATTTCCAATATTACAATAAGCAAAATTTACCTTGGAATCCAAGTATTAACTTAGGGTCTTATGGCTTAGCAACACGTGATTTGTTGTATACGCCAAATAAGAATATTGGTTTCCAATCTGGTTATCATGCGTTAGAACGCTATATATTACATCCTGATTCGGTTGAATACTTTCGTGCTAGAGCAAGATTTTCTGAGCTCTATGCAGTGGGGTTTTTCTTTGATGATCAGGTGTTTCGAGCACGTATTGCTCAAAATATAAATCCTAACCTTAATATTGGCGCAGAATATCATGCAAGTAATACTGATGGGTATTATAAGAATCAGGAATATAGTGATCGAAAGGGCGCTGTTTTTTCTTGGTATGAGTCGCCAAGTAAACGTTATAATTTATTAACGAATTTTACCTTTAACACCGTTGATGCTTCGGAGAATGGATCCGTTCTAAATGACACCCTTTTTAGAGATACGGGTGATGACTCAGGAAATCCGGCGCGGTATCCAGTTCGTTTGAACGGTCAACAAAAGAATCGACCATACAATAAGTGGAAAGACTTCGGTTTATTCCTTAGGCAGTCGTATTACATGGGTAGAATTGATACCGTGAATAAGGGTTTGCCAGACGCAGAAATTCATCCCACGAATGTGATTGCACATAATTCTAGTATTAGACAGCAAAAGTTTCTATTCTTTAAAAATGAAGCTGATGGTAATAACGCTTTTCCATTGGCCAACTATACGGAAGTGCACGATACAACGAAAATTACAACCATTTCGAATGATTTTACGTATAGCTTCTTCCTGAGGAGTAAATCGTTGAAGAATGAGGCTAGAGTTGAGTTGGGATTTCAAAACGATTTGATTTGGTATGCCGATAGTGTACTCAGCCAAATGTATCAGAACAGTATGGCAAAAGGTAATATTGGGTATAAATTTAGCGATAAAGTCGATGTGAATTTTTCTGCGAAGCAAATACTTCTAGGAAGGAACATTGGCGACTTCTTGTATGAAGCTTATGCAGATGTTCATTTGAACGATGCGATCGGGAAATTACGCATTGGCGCGTATACGCAAAATCAATCGCCTGAGATGATTTATCAAACGGCTAACCTAACTTATCACTCTTGGGCAGATCTTGGCTTAGATAAGATTAAAACGCAGAATTTAAACTTTTCCTACGCGAATAAGAAGATTGGCTTTAGCGGTAAGGTTGAATATTTTCTAATTAACAATTATACCTACTTTACAGAACGAACTGATCCCGCGACAGGCGGATTGATCGAGAAGGATATTACTCCAACACAAGCGGGAAATCTAAACCTTTTGAAAGTGACCGTCGGGCAGAATTTTAAGTTCCGAAGATTTCACTTAGATAATATGGTGGTTTATCAGAAGTCTGATGCGATGGATGTTTTAGCAACGCCTGAATTGTATACTTTTCACAGCTTGTATTACGCGAACATACTATACAATGTAATGGATTTCCGAATTGGAGCAGATGTTCGTTTTAACACGCCTTTTCGTACACCTTCTTATGCAATCAATGCTGGACAATTCTATAACGATAATTTAGGGATCAATTTCTCGACTTATCCCGTTGTGGATTTTTGGTTAACGGCGAATATTGATCGTGTGAACTTGTTTCTAAGTTATAATTTTGCGAATCAACATGTGTATCCGAACGGATATTATACGGTTCGCCGATACCCAATGAATCCAGCAAACTTGCGTTTTGGAGTGTCTTGGAAGTTCTATGATTAG
- a CDS encoding DUF6686 family protein, translating to MACNRPTILARNELGFISMPNGTNLIHLCFNNLHINFTTDEFIAFRKIVKDLVQEDCHIPFPDGTMRILLNTPYDGLNFSFNSIELNQLISSLDEAYYMRIIYSYMQ from the coding sequence ATGGCCTGCAACAGACCAACTATACTTGCCCGAAATGAATTAGGATTTATTAGTATGCCAAACGGCACAAATTTAATCCATCTTTGTTTTAACAATCTTCACATCAATTTCACAACAGATGAATTTATCGCCTTTCGCAAGATCGTAAAAGATCTGGTTCAAGAAGACTGTCACATCCCTTTCCCTGACGGAACCATGCGTATCCTACTAAACACCCCCTATGATGGGCTGAATTTCTCGTTTAATAGCATTGAATTAAATCAATTGATAAGTTCATTAGACGAAGCCTACTACATGCGAATTATCTATTCTTATATGCAATAG
- a CDS encoding 3-keto-disaccharide hydrolase, translating into MSKVLSILLFAFLATSCGNDKLNNSQLIFNGKNLDGFHIYNLMKTASKWKVSEGTLLCDPKADGIFGDLITDHEYENFELNFEWWVKKGGNSGVFINVKEDSAYAATFATGLEMQLLDNANAEHRHQIDSTHWAGCLYSVECIASNSKPKPYGEWNTAKIIQKDGKVSFWLNGLLTFEDDINSPSFNQRVASSNMKNYPAFNTFKSGKIAFQNHTGSVGFRNITLKKL; encoded by the coding sequence ATGTCTAAAGTTCTAAGTATCCTTCTTTTTGCATTCCTAGCAACTTCTTGTGGGAACGACAAGCTAAATAATTCCCAATTAATTTTCAATGGTAAGAATCTTGATGGGTTTCACATCTACAATCTAATGAAGACCGCTTCAAAGTGGAAAGTCTCAGAAGGAACCTTATTATGCGACCCAAAAGCTGATGGTATTTTTGGCGACCTTATAACCGATCATGAATACGAGAATTTTGAACTAAACTTTGAATGGTGGGTGAAGAAAGGTGGAAATAGCGGTGTATTTATCAATGTCAAGGAAGATAGCGCCTATGCTGCTACTTTTGCTACTGGATTGGAAATGCAGTTATTAGACAATGCTAATGCAGAACATCGCCATCAGATAGACTCCACGCATTGGGCAGGATGTCTTTACTCCGTGGAATGCATCGCTAGCAACTCTAAGCCAAAACCCTATGGCGAATGGAATACAGCAAAGATTATTCAAAAGGATGGAAAAGTTAGTTTCTGGCTAAACGGCCTCCTGACTTTCGAGGACGACATCAATAGCCCCTCCTTCAATCAGCGCGTGGCGAGCAGCAACATGAAGAATTATCCCGCATTTAACACCTTTAAAAGCGGAAAAATTGCCTTTCAAAATCACACAGGCTCTGTAGGGTTCCGAAACATAACATTAAAAAAACTGTAA
- a CDS encoding NADPH-dependent FMN reductase: MNLIISGTNRKRSNSLRVAKFYQQELLRKGEEFEILSLEDLPDNLSVTDLYGQRSELFAPIQEKVSAARKFIFIIPEYNGSYPGILKLFIDACSFPSSFYHKKAALVGLSTGKYGNIRGIDHFTGVCNYLRMHVLPLKIHIPLVQNEIDEEGNIADPLTLKFIDEQLEEIAKY, translated from the coding sequence ATGAATTTAATTATCTCAGGCACAAATCGCAAACGTTCAAACTCCCTTAGAGTTGCAAAATTCTACCAACAAGAACTTTTAAGAAAAGGAGAAGAGTTTGAAATTTTGTCTCTAGAGGACCTGCCGGACAACCTTTCTGTAACAGATCTCTATGGTCAACGAAGCGAATTGTTTGCCCCCATCCAAGAGAAGGTTTCTGCAGCCCGTAAATTCATATTTATCATACCTGAGTACAATGGAAGTTACCCTGGTATTCTTAAATTATTTATCGACGCCTGTTCTTTCCCTAGCTCGTTTTACCATAAGAAAGCGGCACTCGTAGGTCTTTCAACGGGTAAATATGGAAATATACGTGGAATAGATCATTTTACTGGCGTATGCAACTACCTGCGCATGCATGTATTACCATTAAAAATACATATCCCTCTCGTCCAGAACGAGATTGACGAAGAAGGTAACATTGCAGATCCGCTCACCTTAAAATTTATTGACGAGCAGCTCGAAGAAATTGCCAAATACTAA
- a CDS encoding ParA family protein yields the protein MGKIIAIANQKGGVGKTTTSINLAASLSVLEYKTLLVDADPQANSTSGIGFDPRAIKASIYECLVNDLDPREAIQHTDTPNLDLLPAHIDLVGAEIEMINLDEREFKMKRILEEVKDDYDFVIIDCSPSLGLITINALTASNSVIIPVQCEYFALEGLGKLLNTIKIVQNRLNTELEIEGILLTMYDVRLRLSNQVVEEVRTHFHDLVFDTIIQRNTRLSEAPSFGISVIMHDASCKGAINYLNLAREILEKNGLLKENTQTVTV from the coding sequence ATGGGAAAAATTATTGCCATAGCCAATCAAAAAGGAGGAGTAGGAAAAACAACTACTTCTATCAATCTTGCAGCAAGCTTATCCGTATTAGAATATAAAACTTTGTTGGTGGATGCTGATCCACAAGCTAACTCTACATCTGGAATTGGTTTTGATCCTCGTGCAATTAAAGCTAGCATTTACGAATGCTTAGTGAACGACTTGGATCCAAGAGAAGCCATTCAGCATACAGATACGCCAAATTTAGATTTATTGCCAGCGCATATCGATTTAGTGGGCGCTGAAATTGAGATGATTAATCTAGACGAGCGTGAATTTAAAATGAAGCGTATTCTAGAGGAAGTAAAAGATGATTATGATTTCGTCATTATTGACTGTTCACCGTCATTAGGCTTAATCACGATTAACGCATTGACAGCATCAAATTCGGTAATTATCCCCGTTCAGTGTGAATATTTCGCTTTAGAAGGATTAGGAAAGCTTTTGAATACGATTAAGATTGTTCAAAATAGACTAAATACAGAATTAGAGATCGAAGGAATCTTGTTAACGATGTATGATGTTCGTCTAAGGTTGTCGAATCAAGTAGTTGAAGAGGTTAGAACACATTTTCATGATTTAGTATTCGATACCATTATCCAACGCAATACGCGCCTAAGTGAGGCGCCGAGCTTCGGTATATCAGTTATTATGCACGATGCATCGTGTAAAGGAGCCATCAACTACTTAAATCTTGCTCGTGAGATTCTAGAAAAGAATGGATTGTTAAAAGAAAATACGCAAACAGTAACAGTATAG
- a CDS encoding ParB/RepB/Spo0J family partition protein — MAAQQRKTGLGKGLGALLQQENIGVDNTAPVNASAPKSPSSPAGSINFIKMDQIAINPFQPRTDFDEQALRELSESIEVQGLIQPITVRQVGKNEYQLISGERRLRASKMAGITEIPAYVRTANDQQMLEMALIENIQRENLNAIEIALSFQRMIEECSLKQEELGDRVSKNRSTVTNYLRLLKLPPVIQAAIRDGDVSMGHARALINVGEVDKQLFVFQEILEKGLSVRKTEQLVREIQQADEKRRRKPKRTDQLDFQYQKIEDDLASKFATRVKLDLKATKGKGSIVIPFTSEDDLSRILELLDW; from the coding sequence ATGGCAGCACAACAGCGTAAAACGGGTTTGGGTAAGGGATTAGGTGCTTTATTACAACAAGAGAATATTGGAGTTGATAATACTGCGCCAGTTAACGCCTCGGCGCCGAAAAGCCCAAGTTCACCTGCGGGAAGTATCAACTTTATTAAGATGGATCAGATTGCTATTAATCCATTTCAGCCTAGAACAGATTTTGATGAGCAAGCATTACGCGAGCTTTCAGAGTCTATTGAAGTGCAAGGATTAATTCAACCAATTACCGTTCGTCAAGTTGGGAAAAACGAATATCAGCTTATTTCAGGTGAGCGCAGGTTAAGAGCTTCGAAAATGGCGGGTATCACAGAGATTCCAGCCTATGTTCGCACAGCCAATGATCAGCAGATGCTGGAAATGGCACTTATTGAGAATATACAACGTGAAAATTTAAATGCCATTGAAATTGCATTGAGTTTTCAACGTATGATTGAAGAGTGTAGTCTGAAACAAGAGGAATTGGGGGATCGCGTTTCTAAAAACCGTTCAACAGTTACTAACTACCTAAGATTATTAAAATTACCTCCAGTTATTCAAGCAGCTATTCGCGATGGAGATGTTTCAATGGGACATGCTCGTGCGCTGATTAATGTTGGAGAGGTTGATAAGCAGTTATTTGTCTTCCAAGAAATATTAGAAAAAGGATTGTCAGTGCGTAAGACAGAACAATTAGTTCGAGAAATACAGCAAGCTGACGAGAAGAGAAGACGTAAGCCAAAAAGAACTGATCAATTAGATTTTCAATATCAAAAGATTGAAGACGATCTTGCATCTAAATTTGCTACTCGTGTAAAGCTAGACCTTAAAGCGACAAAAGGGAAAGGGTCTATCGTAATACCTTTCACTTCTGAAGATGATTTAAGTCGTATTTTAGAACTTTTAGATTGGTAA
- a CDS encoding DUF5683 domain-containing protein yields MRFAFLIGLILFFTSAFAQVKDTIPDKSKNVKLQDSVSMKAVQDSAKIKAAQDTAKKETRAERKAREKAEKERAKYYYKNIKKDSARLEIEHLSRVAWKRSLILPGWGQYTNKGLWWIKVPVIYGGFVTSYLVFDYWQWYYREFLGELKYRQEYGTGTDTALGQWDEAGLIKQKDYARRNRDLTVLVTVGWYGLNIVEAYVDSMLKNRWNVSDDLSLKISPTFMPTYAYTPGMGTFNARSLITPGMKMTFTIK; encoded by the coding sequence ATGAGATTTGCTTTCCTTATAGGCCTTATATTATTTTTTACAAGTGCATTTGCGCAAGTAAAGGATACGATTCCTGATAAAAGTAAAAACGTTAAACTTCAGGATTCAGTGAGTATGAAGGCTGTTCAAGATTCTGCGAAGATCAAAGCGGCTCAGGATACAGCGAAGAAAGAAACTCGTGCAGAACGTAAGGCACGGGAAAAAGCTGAAAAAGAAAGAGCAAAATACTATTACAAAAACATTAAGAAAGATTCAGCGCGTTTAGAGATTGAACATTTATCTCGCGTTGCTTGGAAACGATCACTAATTCTACCTGGTTGGGGTCAATATACCAACAAGGGACTATGGTGGATTAAAGTTCCAGTAATTTATGGAGGTTTTGTGACCTCTTATCTTGTTTTCGACTATTGGCAATGGTATTATAGGGAATTTCTTGGCGAATTAAAATATAGGCAAGAATACGGAACTGGAACAGATACAGCGTTAGGTCAATGGGATGAAGCGGGATTAATAAAGCAAAAGGATTACGCCCGTAGAAATCGAGACTTAACTGTTTTAGTAACGGTAGGCTGGTACGGATTAAATATTGTAGAAGCTTATGTAGATTCGATGTTGAAGAATCGTTGGAACGTTAGTGACGATTTAAGCCTAAAAATATCTCCGACTTTTATGCCAACTTACGCATATACACCTGGAATGGGCACATTTAATGCGCGCAGTTTGATTACTCCAGGGATGAAAATGACTTTTACCATCAAATAA
- the dapB gene encoding 4-hydroxy-tetrahydrodipicolinate reductase has product MKIVLLGYGKMGQLIERFAMKRGHEVVLVVDENNRESIEIEDLQDADIAIDFSTPHAALENISLCFEANLPLVVGTTGWYDHLEEVRETCLEADQALLYGSNFSIGVNIFFHINKMLAKAINPYKQYDVQVEEIHHIHKLDAPSGTAITIAEGILENTDGKKSWVNSIEGSGEEIIPKAEELLIESLRIEEVPGTHTVLYSSEVDQIEFKHTAHSREGFALGAVIAAEWLLGKKGFFQVTEMFDFNN; this is encoded by the coding sequence ATGAAAATCGTTTTATTGGGATACGGCAAAATGGGACAACTGATTGAGCGCTTTGCAATGAAGCGTGGTCACGAAGTTGTGTTAGTTGTCGATGAAAATAATAGAGAGAGTATTGAGATTGAAGATCTACAAGATGCAGATATCGCAATTGACTTCAGTACGCCACATGCAGCACTTGAAAATATAAGCCTTTGTTTTGAGGCTAATCTACCTTTGGTTGTTGGTACGACTGGCTGGTATGATCATTTAGAAGAAGTGCGTGAAACTTGCTTAGAAGCTGATCAAGCATTATTATATGGCTCTAACTTCAGTATTGGCGTCAATATTTTTTTCCATATTAATAAAATGCTAGCAAAGGCAATTAATCCTTACAAGCAATACGATGTTCAGGTGGAGGAAATTCACCATATTCATAAACTTGATGCACCAAGTGGAACTGCAATTACCATTGCGGAGGGAATTTTAGAGAATACGGATGGGAAGAAAAGCTGGGTTAACTCAATTGAAGGATCAGGTGAGGAAATCATTCCAAAGGCAGAGGAATTATTGATTGAGAGTTTGCGTATCGAAGAGGTGCCGGGGACTCATACTGTGCTTTATAGTTCAGAGGTTGATCAGATTGAGTTTAAGCATACAGCTCATAGTCGCGAAGGGTTCGCCTTAGGCGCGGTTATTGCAGCGGAATGGCTTTTAGGAAAAAAAGGATTCTTTCAGGTAACTGAAATGTTTGATTTTAATAACTAG
- the lepB gene encoding signal peptidase I yields the protein MWYIIFAIATIGALYGLWLLYKKAGKQGWEAVVPIYGQYVMAQLVGRPTWWIIWLFVPIVNIFIFYDLYLNLIKAFGKRRFWENVAAVLVPFIVLPMWGRDPNVKYLGESTTEEFKQKYPYRKSTGREWADAIIFATVAASLIRGFLIEAYMIPTGSMERSLLVGDFLFVSKLNYGPRIPMTPLAFPFAHHTMPITGGKAYSELVKVPYKRLPGFQDIKRYDVVVFNFPEEIERPIDKRENYIKRCVGLPGDVISMERAKLFVNGEPAFTDPDFQTNYIVETDPNGLNMQRLLDMRIEVDMVNTEPGMGFYVLHMTKDEAEQVKSWESVKSFREQIFDPQDASPGASAFPHYKSGVVWNYDNFGPIHVPAKGWTVKLDSLTVPLYERAIQIYEGNTFEHKGDGYYINDVKADSYTFKMNYYWMMGDNRHNSLDSRGWGFVPEDHIVGKALFTWMSWDKDGTFLSKIRWNRIFKGIE from the coding sequence ATGTGGTATATTATTTTTGCCATAGCGACAATCGGAGCGCTTTACGGTCTTTGGTTGTTGTATAAAAAAGCAGGTAAACAAGGCTGGGAAGCAGTCGTTCCAATTTACGGACAATATGTAATGGCTCAATTGGTGGGGCGTCCAACATGGTGGATAATCTGGTTGTTTGTGCCGATTGTGAATATCTTTATATTCTACGATCTATATTTAAACCTAATCAAAGCGTTTGGTAAGCGTCGTTTTTGGGAGAATGTAGCGGCGGTATTGGTTCCGTTTATCGTATTGCCTATGTGGGGTCGAGATCCAAACGTGAAATACTTGGGCGAGTCTACTACTGAAGAATTCAAGCAAAAATATCCATATAGAAAGTCTACAGGCCGCGAATGGGCAGATGCAATTATTTTTGCAACTGTTGCAGCATCTTTAATTCGTGGATTTCTAATCGAAGCTTACATGATCCCTACTGGTTCTATGGAGCGTAGCTTATTAGTCGGAGACTTTTTATTTGTGAGTAAATTAAACTATGGTCCTCGTATCCCGATGACTCCATTAGCCTTCCCATTTGCACATCATACGATGCCAATTACAGGTGGAAAAGCTTATTCTGAGTTAGTCAAAGTTCCTTATAAACGTCTTCCAGGATTTCAAGATATTAAGCGATACGATGTCGTCGTGTTTAATTTCCCTGAAGAAATTGAACGACCAATTGATAAGCGTGAAAACTATATTAAACGCTGTGTTGGTTTACCTGGGGATGTAATCTCCATGGAACGTGCCAAGCTTTTCGTTAATGGTGAACCAGCATTTACAGATCCCGATTTCCAAACAAACTATATTGTCGAAACTGATCCCAATGGTTTAAATATGCAACGTCTTTTAGATATGCGTATTGAAGTCGATATGGTTAATACTGAACCTGGAATGGGTTTCTATGTGTTGCACATGACAAAAGATGAAGCAGAACAAGTTAAATCTTGGGAAAGCGTAAAGAGCTTTAGAGAGCAAATCTTTGATCCTCAAGATGCGAGTCCAGGAGCTTCGGCCTTCCCACATTATAAAAGCGGTGTAGTTTGGAATTATGACAATTTTGGACCTATTCATGTGCCAGCTAAAGGTTGGACAGTGAAATTGGATAGTCTTACTGTTCCTTTATACGAAAGAGCAATTCAAATTTATGAAGGCAATACTTTTGAACATAAAGGAGATGGTTATTATATCAATGACGTAAAAGCAGATTCTTATACTTTCAAGATGAACTATTACTGGATGATGGGCGATAATCGACACAACTCCTTAGACTCACGCGGTTGGGGATTTGTACCTGAAGACCACATTGTTGGTAAAGCCTTATTTACATGGATGAGTTGGGATAAGGACGGAACCTTCTTATCAAAAATTAGATGGAATCGTATTTTTAAGGGGATTGAGTAA
- a CDS encoding pyridoxine 5'-phosphate synthase: MTKLSVNINKIATLRNSRGGNVPNVLATALACERFGAEGITVHPRPDERHIRYQDVYDLKANIQTEFNIEGNCQEQKFIDLVLANTPTQVTLVPDALGQITSNHGWDTIKYKDYLSDMVKMFKDQGIRVSIFVDPIEDMVEAAAETGTDRIELYTEAFAAEYGFNKEEAIAPYFKAALKAREVGLGLNAGHDLDLNNLAYFNQHIPELLEVSIGHALIADALYLGLEETIKRYLAALK; the protein is encoded by the coding sequence ATGACTAAACTATCCGTAAATATTAACAAAATTGCGACACTACGTAATTCACGAGGTGGAAATGTCCCGAATGTATTAGCTACTGCGCTAGCTTGTGAACGCTTTGGTGCTGAAGGAATAACAGTACATCCAAGACCCGATGAGCGCCATATTCGTTATCAAGATGTTTATGATCTAAAAGCGAACATTCAAACCGAGTTTAATATTGAGGGAAATTGCCAAGAGCAGAAATTTATTGACCTTGTCTTAGCGAATACACCAACACAAGTAACTTTAGTACCAGACGCTTTAGGACAAATTACCTCCAACCACGGATGGGATACCATTAAGTATAAAGATTATTTATCTGATATGGTGAAGATGTTCAAAGATCAAGGTATACGTGTTTCGATCTTCGTCGACCCTATTGAAGATATGGTAGAAGCTGCAGCAGAAACCGGAACTGATCGAATTGAATTATATACCGAAGCATTCGCTGCAGAATATGGCTTTAACAAAGAGGAAGCTATTGCTCCTTATTTTAAAGCAGCTTTAAAGGCAAGAGAGGTTGGTCTAGGCTTGAATGCCGGACACGACCTAGATCTTAACAATCTAGCTTATTTCAATCAACATATTCCCGAGCTTCTAGAGGTTAGTATTGGACATGCATTAATTGCTGACGCTCTTTATTTAGGATTAGAGGAAACTATCAAGCGCTATCTAGCCGCATTGAAATAA
- the cdaA gene encoding diadenylate cyclase CdaA has translation MDGLDFNLLSGFRLLDFIDIILVAIIIYYVYSLIKGTIAVNILIGVGLFYGIYLVVKQMEMRLLTEIFGGFISVGSIALIVVFQQEIRRFLLHIGKNISLRRKKFFWSVFGTKKATHADNKEFIRPIVEACQNMAKSKTGALLVFSRYFDEDYYQTSGTTIDAPVSKRLLESIFFKNSPLHDGAVIIVDNRIMTASSVLPLSDSDDLPPQFGLRHRAAIGVTEVSEAVAVIVSEETGEISFAKDGNINMNLSPQELEKILSEEL, from the coding sequence ATGGATGGACTGGACTTCAATCTTTTAAGTGGCTTTCGTCTACTAGACTTCATAGATATCATTCTGGTGGCTATTATTATCTATTATGTATATAGCTTAATCAAAGGAACAATTGCCGTTAACATATTAATTGGCGTTGGACTGTTCTATGGTATCTACCTAGTGGTAAAGCAAATGGAGATGCGTTTATTAACGGAGATTTTTGGTGGATTTATTTCAGTAGGGTCTATTGCGCTAATCGTCGTATTCCAGCAGGAAATAAGACGTTTCCTTTTACATATCGGAAAGAACATCTCACTTCGACGTAAAAAATTCTTCTGGTCAGTGTTTGGGACTAAAAAGGCAACCCACGCTGATAATAAGGAATTTATTCGCCCGATTGTCGAGGCCTGCCAAAACATGGCAAAGTCCAAAACTGGAGCACTATTAGTTTTCTCACGATATTTTGATGAGGATTACTATCAAACGAGTGGTACGACGATTGATGCGCCAGTGTCAAAGCGTCTACTTGAAAGTATATTCTTTAAAAACTCTCCTTTACATGATGGTGCGGTTATTATAGTTGATAACCGAATTATGACTGCAAGTTCTGTACTTCCATTATCCGATTCAGATGATCTCCCTCCGCAATTTGGACTCCGACATCGTGCAGCGATTGGTGTAACCGAAGTTTCAGAGGCGGTAGCCGTAATCGTTTCAGAAGAAACAGGTGAGATCTCTTTTGCAAAGGATGGTAATATCAATATGAACCTTTCGCCACAAGAGTTAGAGAAGATTCTTTCGGAAGAGCTTTAG